In Cryptococcus neoformans var. grubii H99 chromosome 9, complete sequence, a genomic segment contains:
- a CDS encoding exocyst complex component EXO84, variant codes for MASLRRPSAAIPRGPASVQFDREARPPLPSDNKQNRMSKVGEKIKKRLSMRYGGNESFPVAPPLPGTSDFLTADPYGGLDIVTPGEDLADSPFGLYDTSDLKESIIQSSQPLDTQEHLADESIRRRGAADATLEEEWNLEELSNEKIDAQAYAKKVLTGADEEEKRRFVAALMREKQANKKELQRTVFKHYAEFVAISKEISTLENDMLELKELLGQWKDLPQLMGMEDTLAPTLDRNGNLERRRTQRNSVFDLQNLYRNQLTQLWSIVEGSQKYLPVVPGRHLVFELHGVVELNPATYKPKQNVNIFLLNDVLLIAGKRRNKGSSATGVGVEKDRDRGRMVAERCWNLVELGIVDVKDGGELVNVIKVHRGKEHCVYRTQKSDDKRALINAFRQISREANEKKRKDSEKEQERRKTMWLGDSGNGIGNPGHPLSAVGLSMTDSKDLRWIDEYGDELTMAIAIRDWEESVKLVEKGQALSKSIESNSSAHSLLVSRLEQLVPSLVSQISHDLSSSNLRKSSSARLISLLVRLDLADHARDSFLESRKELMFKRVRSIKCDGDVSIYINELAVVIFTIIRHTSDWYMNAFKENKMASGFVTWAKQQIETFAELFKRQVDAPNISESIVNECLHVTATQNRKLLRDVGLDFTFLLSSLLRPSSNPSDHPHSVFTSLSPLPGKNLEAASYFGSSPATEGSISGAGRSSSMLRERSNSSTKNSVAPLDPPSGLRMPSV; via the exons ATGGCCTCTTTACGTCGACCATCGGCAGCCATCCCTCGTGGACCGGCCTCAGTTCAATTTGATCGCGAAGCTCGTCCACCCTTACCTAGCGATAACAAACAGAACCGCATGTCAAAGGTCGGAgaaaagataaagaagcGCTTGAGTATGAG GTATGGCGGTAATGAGTCGTTTCCTGTAgctcctccacttcctgGAACGTCCGATTTTCTAACGGCTGATCCGTACGGGGGTCTCGACATTGTAACACCGGGGGAAGACTTGGCCGATTCGCCATTCGGGCTGTATGACACTTCGGATTTGAAGGAATCTATCATCCAATCGTCTCAACCCCTTGATACTCAAGAGCACCTTGCAGACGAAAGCATCCGGCGCCGTGGCGCGGCAGATGCTactttggaggaagaatggaatTTAGAAGAGCTCAGCAATGAGAAGATTGATGCGCAAGCTTATGCGAAAAAGGTTTTGACAGGCgcggacgaggaggaaaaacGAAGATTTGTGGCTGCTCTAATGAGAGAAAAACAGGCGAACAAGAAAGAGTTACAGAGGACAGTGTTTAAACA CTATGCGGAGTTTGTCGCAATATCCAAAGAAATATCTACCTTGGAGAATGATATGCTGGAACTTAAAGAGCTACTAGGGCAGTGGAAAGATCTGCCCCAATTgatgggaatggaagaTACTTTAGCACCTACCCTCGACCGTAATGGCAACT TGGAACGGCGTCGCACACAACGCAACTCTGTCTTTGACCTCCAAAACCTCTATCGTAATCAGTTAACCCAATTGTGGTCTATTGTCGAGGGTTCCCAGAAGTATCTACCCGTGGTACCTGGCCGTCACCTCGTTTTTGAGCTTCATGGTGTGGTCGAGCTCAATCCTGCCACTTACAAACCTAAACAAAATGTCAACATCTTTCTGTTGAATGATGTGCTTCTAATAGCTggcaagagaagaaacaaGGGCAGTTCAGCCACCGGTGTGGGGGTTGAGAAGGATAGAGATAGAGGTAGGATGGTTGCTGAACGGTGTTGGAACCTTGTTGAGCTGGGAATTGTCGATGTCAAGGATGGCGGTG AACTTGTTAACGTGATCAAGGTGCACCGGGGGAAAGAACATTGTGTCTATAGAACGCAGAAATCCGATGACAAAAGGGCGCTTATTAACGCCTTCAGACAAATATCTCGAGAAGCcaatgaaaagaaaagaaaggataGTGAAAAGGAGCAAGAGCGAAGAAAAACTATGTGGCTAGGCGAT AGTGGGAATGGTATTGGTAATCCTGGACATCCTCTTTCGGCTGTTGGGCTATCCATGACCGACTCAAAGGATCTTCGATGGATTGATGAGTACGGCGACGAGCTAACAATGGCCATTGCCATTCGAGATTGGGAAGAATCAGTGAAATTAGTGGAAAAAG GTCAAGCTCTCTCCAAGTCCATCGAATCTAACTCCTCAGCCCATTCCCTTCTCGTATCTCGCCTCGAACAGTTAGTTCCTTCCCTCGTATCCCAGATCTCCCATgacctttcttcatcaaaccTTCGCAAATCTTCATCCGCTCGCCTTATATCGCTTCTTGTCCGACTCGACCTTGCCGATCATGCTCGGGATTCCTTCTTGGAGTCCAGAAAAGAGTTAATGTTCAAAAGGGTGCGAAGTATCAAGTGTGATGGAGATGTTAGCATCTACATCAATGAACTAGCTGTGGTGATCTTCACCATTATCAGGCATACCAGCGACTGGTACATGAACGCTTTCAAAGAGAACAAGATGGCGTCTG GCTTTGTGACTTGGGCGAAACAGCAAATTGAAACGTTTGCGGAACTATTCAAGCGTCAGGTGGATGCACCCAACATCAGTGAATCCATTGTTAATGAATGCTTGCATGTTACAGCCACGCAGAATCGAAAG TTGCTACGAGATGTAGGACTCGATTTtactttccttctctcttcccttctgcGACCTTCATCTAATCCTTCAGACCATCCACATTCCGTATTCACCTCTTTGTCTCCTTTGCCAGGGAAGAATCTAGAAGCCGCTTCATATTTTggttcttctcctgcaaCCGAGGGATCTATCTCTGGAGCTGGTCGATCTAGTTCGATGCTGCGCGAGAGAAGCAACAGTTCTACTAAGAATAGTGTTGCCCCGTTAGACCCCCCTTCCGGACTAAGAATGCCAAGTGTGTGA